The following proteins are co-located in the Schistocerca nitens isolate TAMUIC-IGC-003100 chromosome 2, iqSchNite1.1, whole genome shotgun sequence genome:
- the LOC126237397 gene encoding uncharacterized protein LOC126237397: MVTERRRLQWGLLILFFHNAILSVTCFSTARTVYEALDSKIIICSQNTNCHVVASVSVPVENDPPNEVTSAIQDTNSLKNITIPLYNTKEVILSPQTTKTNVANIPKSITILYNTKKVMNLFADSSIDTLVDFVIDMVKQEITKRGKSQIQIPDIHETFRKRVGPLKLKGTFDAEKGWFKSLSSLYRSEGISVSKTGSILTVTAGVGLKIMVLGYDQYKARFEHIGPKGHIKGEVDHNAVEVKLTVDLSGSHCKIALAGLRFKQLSKLKIHLSGLGKLSWIFSKVVTWITNKFKGKIIHSAERELSENLETVLGRIHCYRSKRNSFL, encoded by the coding sequence atgGTGACAGAAAGAAGAAGGCTGCAATGGGGTTTACTAATTCTTTTCTTCCACAACGCCATACTTAGTGTTACCTGCTTTTCAACTGCTCGTACAGTATACGAAGCACTAGACAGCAAAATTATAATTTGCTCGCAGAACACAAACTGTCACGTAGTTGCTTCAGTGTCGGTTCCAGTTGAAAACGATCCTCCAaacgaagtaacgagtgctattcAAGACACAAACAGCCTAAAAAATATAACAATTCCTCTGTACAACACTAAAGAAGTGATATTGTCACCACAGACCACCAAGACAAATGTTGCTAACATCCCCAAGTCCATTACTATCCTCTACAACACGAAAAAAGTAATGAACTTGTTCGCAGATTCGTCTATTGACACATTAGTCGATTTCGTCATAGACATGGTGAAACAGGAGATAACGAAGAGAGGAAAGAGCCAAATACAGATACCTGATATTCATGAGACATTTCGTAAGAGAGTTGGTCCTTTAAAGCTTAAAGGAACATTCGATGCCGAAAAGGGTTGGTTCAAATCTTTGTCGTCTTTATATCGCTCTGAGGGTATCTCTGTTTCGAAAACTGGCAGCATTCTGACAGTGACAGCTGGAGTAGGCCTAAAAATAATGGTACTCGGTTATGACCAGTACAAGGCAAGGTTTGAGCATATTGGCCCTAAGGGACATATCAAGGGAGAAGTGGACCACAATGCAGTTGAAGTCAAGCTGACTGTGGACCTCAGTGGCTCACACTGTAAGATAGCACTGGCAGGTCTTAGATTTAAGCAACTGAGTAAACTTAAGATTCATTTAAGTGGTCTCGGTAAGTTGAGTTGGATATTCTCAAAGGTAGTTACTTGGATAACCAACAAATTCAAAGGCAAGATCATACACAGTGCGGAGAGAGAGTTATCTGAAAATTTGGAGACGGTGCTTGGACGAATACATTGTTACCGTAGTAAAAGAAATAGTTTCCTGTGA